The bacterium DNA segment GATCATAGATTGAGTAGCGCCGTCACCCGTGGGCGGCGTCTGAGCGCCATCGGCGAGCGGCGGCAAATGAAAAGGACTGGTTGATGACAAACGACAAGATTCGAATCCGACTCAAGGCGTTCGACTACCGGATTCTGGATGCGTCCACAACGGAAATCGTCGACACCGCGAGGCGCACCGGCGCCCGCTGCGTCGGGCCGATTCCGCTGCCGACCCACATCTCGCGGTACACCGTCAACCGAGGTCCGCACGTGGACAAGAAGTCTCGCGAGCAGTTCGAGATTCGCACTCACAAGCGCCTCCTGGACATCTTTGATCCAACCAGCCAGACCGTGGATGCGCTGATGAAGCTCGAGCTGCCGGCTGGAGTTGACGTCGAAATCAAGGCTTTCGGGAAGTGATTCAGGAGTTCTCATGATGGAAGGCTTACTGGGCAGAAAGCTCGGCATGACACAGATCTACGCGACCGACGGCCGGGTGGTTCCGGTGACGGTCGTGCAGGCGGGCCCGTGTCTCGTAGTACAGCGACGAACGTCCGAGAACGATGGCTACGAGGCCGTTCAGCTCGGCCTGGTCGACGAGAAAGCTCCGCGCTCGGTGCCGAAGCCGATGCAGGGCCATTTCGGCAAAGCCGGCGTCGCGGCCATGCGCAAACTCGAGGAGTTTCGCATCGAAGGCGAGGAAGAGTACAAGGCGGGCGATCAGGTGAAGGCGTCGATCTTCACCGAAGAGGACTACGTCGACGTTATCGGCACCGCCAAGGGTAAGGGCTTTCAGGGCGTCATGAAGCGCCACGGCTTCGGCGGCGGTGGCGCCACTCACGGCTCGATGTTTCATCGGGCTCCGGGCTCGATCGGCCAGGCCTCGGATCCGTCTCGTGTCTTTCCCGGCATCAAGCTGCCGGGACGGATGGGCGGCAAGCCGGTGACGGTCAAGAACCTGAGGGTGGAGAAGGTGGACGAGGAGAAGAACCTCATTTATCTGCGTGGGTCCGTGCCCGGCCCCCGTAACGGCTACATCTCGATTCGCCGGGCGAAGAAGGGCTGAGCAATGAAGATCGAAGTCAAGAGCCTGGCCAACAAGAAGACCCGGAAGGTCGACGTGCCCGACGAGGTTTTTGCCTACCCGTACAAGGAGCACCTGATCCACACCGCGGTGAGGGCCAATCGGGCGGCCGATCGCTCGGGGACGGCGAAGACCAAGGAGCGCAGCGAGGTCAAGGCATCGAATCGGAAACCCTGGCGCCAGAAGGGCACCGGGCGGGCCCGAGCGGGACGAGCTTCGTCACCGATCTGGAGAGGTGGCGGCACTGTATTTGGCCCGCGGCCGCGGAGCTTCGAGCTCAAACTGTCGATTCGCGAGAAGAAGAACGCGCTCAAGAGCGCGCTTTCGGAGAAGCTGCGCTCGGAGGGCATCATCGTTCTCGACAGCCTGGATCTCGAGACCCACAAGACTGCCGAGCTGGCCAAGCAGCTGAAGACTCTCGGCGTCGAGGGCAAGGCGCTTCTGGTCGACGACTACTTCAACACGAACTTGGGCTTGGCGGCGCGCAACAACCCGCGGCTCAAGGCGGTCGACGCGATGCACCTCACGGTCTACGACGTCGTCGACAAGGAGACGATAGTGGTCAGTCAGAAGGCGCTCGATCGACTGGTGGAGGTGCTTTCGCGATGAGGGTCCAGGACGTCATTCGCCGGCCGCTGATTACCGAGAAGTCGACTCGTCTGAAGGACGACAAGAGCATCGTCGCGTTCGAGGTAGACCGCCGGGCCAACAAGATCGAGATCAAGAAGGCGGTGGAGGCCCAGTTCAAAGTCAAGGTCGCCGAGGTGAGAGTCGCCAACATGCACGGCAAGGTGCGCCGGCAGGGTCGCTTCGTAGGGCGTCAGCCGGACTGGAAAAAGGCCTACGTGAGGCTGGCCGAGGGCGAGAAATCGATCGAGTTCTTCGAGGGCGTTTAACAAATGGCAATGAGAAAATACAAGCCGACCAACCCGGCCAGCCGGTTCGCGACGGTCTCGACCTTTGACGAGGTCACGACCTCCAAGCCGAACAAGAAGCTGACCGAGGGCAAGCCGACCAAGGGCGGCCGCAACAACAAGGGACGTATCTCGGTGCGCTTCCGAGGCGGCGGTCACAAACAGCGCTACCGAGTGGTGGATTTCCGCCGCGACAAGTTCGGGGTGCCCGCGAAAGTGGCGTCGATCGAGTACGACCCGAACCGTTCGGCCCGTATCGCACTGCTCAACTACGCCGATGGAGAAAAGCGATACATCCTGTGGCCCCATGGCGTGAAGCCCGGGACCGAGCTCATGTCGGGTCCCGACGCGCCGATCAATCCCGGCAACGCGCTGCCATTGAGCAACATCCCGGTCGGGACCCTGGTCCACAACATCGAGATGAAAGTCGGTAAGGGCGGCCAGCTCGCGAGAAGCGCCGGAGCCAGCGCCCAGCTCATGGCCCGGGAGGGCGCCTACGCTCTGCTCCGAATGCCTTCCGGCGAGACCAGAAAGATCCACATCAAGTGCATGGCTACGGTCGGTCAGGTCGGCAATCTCGACCACGAGAACCGCAAGTTCGGCAAGGCCGGTCGCAGGCGTTGGCTCGGGCGTCGCCCGCACAACCGTGGCGTCGTCATGAATCCCGTAGATCACCCGATGGGCGGCGGTGAGGGGCGCAGCTCCGGCGGCAGGCATCCCTGCACGCCCTGGGGAGTGCCCACCAAGGGCTACCGGACGCGGCGCAACAAGCGCACCGATCCGATGATCGTTCGTCGCCGGAAGAAGAAATAAGGCTGTAGGGGTAGAAGATGTCGCGTTCGCTCAAGAAGGGTTTTTTCATCGACGACCACCTCAGGAAGAAGGTGGACAGCGCGGTCGAAGGTGGTGACCGTCGAGTTCTCAAGACGTGGTCCCGCCGTTCGACGATCATTCCGGACATGGTGGGATTGACCATCGCCGTGCACAACGGCATGAAGTTCATTCCGGTGTATGTGACCGAGAACATGGTGGGGCACAAGCTCGGCGAGTTCGCGTCGACGCGGACCTTCCGTGGTCACTCGGGCCGGCAGGAAAAAATGGGCCGGCCGCGATAAGGCCCAAGAGAAGCCAAGGGAAGCCAAGACAATGGAAGTAAAAGCTCGACTTCGGTACCTCAGGGCCTCGCCCCAGAAGGTTCGCCTGGTCGCGGATCAGATTCGCGGCAAGGGAGTCCAGGAGGCGACGGATCTGCTGGCGCTGAGCAAGAAATCGGCTGCTCGCGACGTGGGCAAGCTTCTCAAGTCGGCGGTGGCCAACGCCGAGAATCGGGAAGAGGGCGTCGACGTCGATCGTCTGTTCGTCAAAGAGATCTTTGTCGACGGCGGTCCCGTGTTCAAGCGCATTCGACCCCAACCGATGGGCCGGGCCTTCCAGATTCTGAAGCGCCAGAGTCACGTCACCATCAAGCTCGATACCCGTAAGGGCGATCAGGTCGAAGGGAAATAGAAGGAGAGTTTTCGTGGGTCAAAAGACACATCCCTACGGGTTCCGACTCGTCTACAACAAGCCCTGGCACTCGCGCTGGTTCGCGGACAAGGGCTATTCGAAACTCTTGCACGAGGATCTGGATCTTCGCTCCAAGCTCAAGCGGCGTCTCGGCCATGCCGGGGTCAGCGAGATCGACATCGAGCGCGCGGCCGACAAGCTGAGGGTGACGATCTACACCTCGCGTCCCGGCATCATTATCGGTCGCAAGGGAGCCGAGGTAGACAAGCTGCGCGACGACCTGATGAAGCTGATGGGCCGGCCGGTCCACATCAACATCCAGGAGATTTCGCGGCCGGAGCTCGAGGCGCAGTTGGTGGCGGAGAATCTGGCGAACCAACTGTTGCGCCGGATCGCCTTTCGGCGAGCGATGAAGAAGACCATGGAAGCCGCGTTCCGGTTCGGAGCGAAAGGTTTCAAGGTCATGGTGTCGGGGCGCCTGGGCGGCGCCGAGATCGCCCGGACCGAGTGGTATCAGGACGGCCGGTTGCCGCTTCACACCCTGAAGGCCGACATCGACTACGGCTTCGCAGAGGCCCACACCAACTACGGCGTGGTCGGCTGCAAGGTGTGGATCTACAAGGGTGATTTGCTCAGAGAGAAAGGCCGCCGCGCGGCGGTGTAAGCAGGAGGAGTCAACGTCATGTTGATGCCGAAGAAGGTCAAGTTCAGAAAGCAGCAGCGCGGCAAGCGCCGCGGGCGTGCCAAAGGTGGCGACTACATCGCGTTCGGCGACTACGGCCTGCAGGCACTCGAATGCGGCTGGGTCACCGCGCGCCAGATCGAGGCGGCTCGTATCGCGATTGCTCGTGGCGTCAAGCGTG contains these protein-coding regions:
- the rplV gene encoding 50S ribosomal protein L22, with the translated sequence MEVKARLRYLRASPQKVRLVADQIRGKGVQEATDLLALSKKSAARDVGKLLKSAVANAENREEGVDVDRLFVKEIFVDGGPVFKRIRPQPMGRAFQILKRQSHVTIKLDTRKGDQVEGK
- the rplD gene encoding 50S ribosomal protein L4; this translates as MKIEVKSLANKKTRKVDVPDEVFAYPYKEHLIHTAVRANRAADRSGTAKTKERSEVKASNRKPWRQKGTGRARAGRASSPIWRGGGTVFGPRPRSFELKLSIREKKNALKSALSEKLRSEGIIVLDSLDLETHKTAELAKQLKTLGVEGKALLVDDYFNTNLGLAARNNPRLKAVDAMHLTVYDVVDKETIVVSQKALDRLVEVLSR
- the rpsJ gene encoding 30S ribosomal protein S10: MTNDKIRIRLKAFDYRILDASTTEIVDTARRTGARCVGPIPLPTHISRYTVNRGPHVDKKSREQFEIRTHKRLLDIFDPTSQTVDALMKLELPAGVDVEIKAFGK
- the rplB gene encoding 50S ribosomal protein L2, encoding MAMRKYKPTNPASRFATVSTFDEVTTSKPNKKLTEGKPTKGGRNNKGRISVRFRGGGHKQRYRVVDFRRDKFGVPAKVASIEYDPNRSARIALLNYADGEKRYILWPHGVKPGTELMSGPDAPINPGNALPLSNIPVGTLVHNIEMKVGKGGQLARSAGASAQLMAREGAYALLRMPSGETRKIHIKCMATVGQVGNLDHENRKFGKAGRRRWLGRRPHNRGVVMNPVDHPMGGGEGRSSGGRHPCTPWGVPTKGYRTRRNKRTDPMIVRRRKKK
- a CDS encoding 50S ribosomal protein L23; the encoded protein is MRVQDVIRRPLITEKSTRLKDDKSIVAFEVDRRANKIEIKKAVEAQFKVKVAEVRVANMHGKVRRQGRFVGRQPDWKKAYVRLAEGEKSIEFFEGV
- the rpsC gene encoding 30S ribosomal protein S3, yielding MGQKTHPYGFRLVYNKPWHSRWFADKGYSKLLHEDLDLRSKLKRRLGHAGVSEIDIERAADKLRVTIYTSRPGIIIGRKGAEVDKLRDDLMKLMGRPVHINIQEISRPELEAQLVAENLANQLLRRIAFRRAMKKTMEAAFRFGAKGFKVMVSGRLGGAEIARTEWYQDGRLPLHTLKADIDYGFAEAHTNYGVVGCKVWIYKGDLLREKGRRAAV
- the rplC gene encoding 50S ribosomal protein L3, which translates into the protein MMEGLLGRKLGMTQIYATDGRVVPVTVVQAGPCLVVQRRTSENDGYEAVQLGLVDEKAPRSVPKPMQGHFGKAGVAAMRKLEEFRIEGEEEYKAGDQVKASIFTEEDYVDVIGTAKGKGFQGVMKRHGFGGGGATHGSMFHRAPGSIGQASDPSRVFPGIKLPGRMGGKPVTVKNLRVEKVDEEKNLIYLRGSVPGPRNGYISIRRAKKG
- the rpsS gene encoding 30S ribosomal protein S19; this translates as MSRSLKKGFFIDDHLRKKVDSAVEGGDRRVLKTWSRRSTIIPDMVGLTIAVHNGMKFIPVYVTENMVGHKLGEFASTRTFRGHSGRQEKMGRPR